From a region of the Paenibacillus sp. FSL R10-2734 genome:
- the uraA gene encoding uracil permease: MQREIQVNQKLPWGPGFLLSLQHLFAMFGSTVLVPNLFGVDPGMILLMNGIGTLLYIWICRGKIPAYLGSSFAFIAPVLSVLADHKDDHMKGYSLALGAFIITGIIFVLVALIIRYAGTKWIDVVFPPAVMGAIVATIGLELVPVAARMAGLIAPEGVAVADWIPDGKAITLSMVTLGVTVIGAVLFRGFPKIIHILIGIVTGYGLAYIMKMVDTAAISNANFLAHPTIVTPSFDWSVILTIIPVSLVVIVEHIGHLLVTSNIVGKDLAKDPGLDRSLMGNGISTILSGFIGSTPNTTYGENIGVMALTKVYSVYVIGGAAVIAIVLSFSGTFSSVIANIPTPVMGGVSLLLFGVIAASGLRIFVEQKVDFSKATNMIMATLVLVVGISGATLTMGPIKLSGMALATIVGIVLALFFKLIEVLGLSNEGGESDKAAH, translated from the coding sequence TTGCAACGCGAAATTCAAGTTAATCAAAAACTTCCATGGGGCCCCGGTTTTCTATTAAGCCTACAGCATTTGTTCGCCATGTTTGGCAGTACGGTGCTAGTGCCTAACTTGTTCGGGGTTGACCCTGGCATGATTTTGCTGATGAATGGTATCGGCACACTGTTATACATCTGGATTTGCCGTGGTAAGATCCCTGCCTACCTTGGCTCCAGCTTTGCATTTATCGCACCAGTATTGTCAGTGCTTGCAGATCATAAAGATGATCATATGAAAGGGTACTCCCTTGCTTTGGGCGCTTTTATTATCACTGGTATTATCTTTGTACTCGTTGCTTTGATTATCCGTTATGCAGGAACAAAATGGATTGATGTTGTCTTCCCTCCAGCAGTAATGGGTGCAATCGTAGCAACGATCGGACTTGAACTTGTGCCTGTTGCCGCGCGAATGGCAGGACTCATTGCCCCTGAAGGCGTCGCAGTTGCAGACTGGATTCCAGACGGCAAAGCGATCACGCTTTCTATGGTGACATTAGGTGTAACCGTAATTGGAGCTGTACTCTTCCGCGGTTTTCCAAAAATCATTCACATCCTCATCGGTATCGTAACTGGCTATGGCTTAGCTTATATTATGAAAATGGTGGATACCGCCGCAATATCTAATGCAAATTTTTTAGCACACCCTACTATTGTTACTCCATCATTCGATTGGAGTGTCATTCTGACCATCATTCCAGTATCACTCGTTGTTATCGTTGAACATATTGGACACTTACTTGTAACTAGCAATATTGTCGGCAAAGATCTGGCTAAAGATCCTGGACTTGATCGCTCACTGATGGGTAACGGGATATCTACCATTCTGTCCGGTTTTATCGGTTCTACTCCAAATACAACCTACGGTGAGAACATCGGGGTTATGGCTTTAACTAAAGTTTATTCGGTATATGTGATTGGTGGTGCAGCGGTGATCGCCATTGTACTCTCGTTCTCAGGTACTTTCTCCTCTGTTATCGCTAATATCCCAACACCTGTAATGGGTGGTGTATCCCTGCTGTTGTTCGGTGTAATTGCTGCATCCGGTCTACGTATCTTTGTTGAGCAAAAAGTTGATTTTTCCAAGGCTACTAACATGATTATGGCTACCTTGGTGCTCGTTGTCGGAATTAGTGGTGCAACCCTTACTATGGGCCCAATTAAGCTAAGTGGTATGGCGCTAGCTACAATTGTTGGTATCGTTCTTGCCCTTTTCTTCAAACTTATTGAAGTGCTTGGGCTGTCTAATGAAGGTGGAGAAAGCGATAAAGCTGCTCATTAA
- the secD gene encoding protein translocase subunit SecD: MKRLMGFIITVLVLTGVMVFTTPGLLDKVRLGLDLKGGFEILYHAEPMEAGAALSRTSLLKTAESLEKRANALGTSEPEVTTEGTDRIRLKIAGVTDEAEVRKKMKEPAVLTFRSAAEGDPQGTYSKIELVGSDFVEGAAEVQRNNLNQPEISIKIKDKKKFAEITERLLGKEMAIYLDEDLLSSPPTVRAILTDGSASISGNYTITEAREIADTINLGALPLKLTEKYSQSVGATLGKQSLEQTIKAGLLGSLIILIFMIGMYRLPGLLASFALILHTWLLIVVFVFADFTLTLPGIAAFILGIGMAVDANIITNERIREEMRSGKSVLSSVKAGNKSSFRTVMDSNVTTVIVASVMFAFGTGAVKGFALVLIVEIVLSIATNLYFSHWLLSQLVKAGKLNKPKSFGVKESDIRAL; the protein is encoded by the coding sequence ATGAAGAGACTAATGGGCTTTATTATTACCGTGCTCGTTTTGACAGGCGTCATGGTATTTACTACTCCTGGATTGCTGGACAAGGTTAGACTTGGTCTTGACCTGAAAGGCGGATTTGAGATTTTGTACCATGCAGAGCCTATGGAAGCGGGAGCAGCTTTGTCCCGAACTTCTCTGTTGAAAACAGCAGAAAGTTTGGAAAAACGGGCCAATGCGCTCGGAACCAGTGAACCAGAGGTTACAACTGAAGGTACTGATCGTATTCGTTTGAAAATTGCGGGCGTTACTGATGAAGCCGAGGTTCGCAAGAAGATGAAGGAACCTGCAGTTCTGACATTTCGTAGTGCTGCTGAGGGTGATCCACAAGGAACCTACAGCAAGATAGAACTTGTAGGTAGTGATTTTGTTGAGGGAGCTGCAGAGGTTCAACGTAACAATTTGAATCAGCCTGAGATTAGCATCAAAATCAAAGATAAGAAAAAGTTTGCGGAAATTACCGAGCGGTTACTTGGTAAGGAAATGGCTATTTATCTGGATGAGGATTTATTATCCTCTCCTCCCACAGTAAGAGCAATTCTTACCGATGGTAGTGCATCGATCTCTGGAAATTATACCATTACAGAAGCACGTGAAATTGCAGACACTATCAATCTAGGTGCGTTGCCACTGAAACTTACGGAGAAATACTCTCAAAGTGTGGGTGCAACACTTGGTAAACAGTCTCTTGAACAAACGATCAAAGCAGGTCTTCTAGGTTCTTTGATTATCCTGATCTTCATGATCGGTATGTACCGCTTGCCAGGTCTCTTGGCTAGTTTCGCACTGATCTTGCATACATGGCTGTTAATTGTAGTCTTTGTTTTTGCAGACTTTACATTGACGTTGCCTGGTATAGCCGCATTTATTCTGGGTATCGGGATGGCGGTCGATGCCAATATCATAACTAATGAACGGATAAGGGAAGAAATGCGCAGCGGTAAAAGTGTACTTTCCTCCGTTAAAGCTGGTAATAAATCCTCTTTCCGGACAGTAATGGACTCCAATGTCACCACTGTTATTGTGGCAAGTGTTATGTTCGCCTTCGGTACAGGTGCAGTTAAAGGCTTTGCATTAGTGCTGATCGTGGAAATCGTATTGAGTATCGCCACGAATCTTTATTTCTCCCACTGGTTGCTTAGCCAGCTTGTTAAAGCCGGTAAGCTGAACAAACCGAAGAGCTTTGGTGTTAAGGAGAGTGATATCCGTGCGCTTTAA
- a CDS encoding post-transcriptional regulator, protein MESEQWNHDQHSEEIEAMCRSKAEEFQLLGYEYVTSKDIWDCISRNYDKDGMPPLHKLVNDIYSLKANSYMTYLTLAAYRGLN, encoded by the coding sequence GTGGAATCGGAACAGTGGAATCATGATCAACATAGTGAAGAAATCGAAGCCATGTGCCGCAGCAAAGCTGAAGAATTCCAGCTCCTAGGCTATGAGTATGTAACCAGCAAGGATATTTGGGATTGTATCAGTCGTAATTATGATAAGGATGGAATGCCCCCCTTGCATAAGCTGGTAAATGATATTTATTCCTTAAAAGCCAATAGTTACATGACTTATTTGACTTTAGCGGCCTATCGGGGGTTAAATTGA
- the recJ gene encoding single-stranded-DNA-specific exonuclease RecJ translates to MLYSKTRWQSPAADPDIVRDMARSLSISPLLSSLLVTRGMNTPHEALSFMDGGVEAPHDPFLLKGMAEAVPRIRKALKEEEHILIYGDYDADGVSSTALMIHLLRYLGASFDIYIPHRSNEGYGLHNHALDWALQQGVSLIITVDTGISAYHQIAYANELGIDVIVTDHHEPPELLPEAYALINPKLPDCPYPFKGLAGVGVAYKLAQAMLGEETPEEWAEIAAIGTVADLMPLLGENREIVRNGLTSMRNSRFSGIRALLGVSGVTMSTVSAVNIAFGMAPRINASGRLDHAGRAVALLTTEHADEAEQLAGELDLLNKERQLVVERIVLEATAKLEQMTRGGEIPDIIVLAEQGWNVGVVGIVASKLLERYYRPVIILDIHPETGMCKGSARSIPGLDIYAALSSCSNLMDHFGGHPAAAGMSLHRDGLEAFAAALNEYAAAVLTPEHFVPVTTADAEASIADLSLQTALELERLAPFGMANPLPKFIIRGATVKETRTMGQEGKHLKIVLQQGKNTIEALAFGKGDLAKLLPVGTTINVLAELSINEWNGSRKPQLMLQDLSVPDAQLFDLRGAADAVRQAAHIRELLLPYSGAGPYRAAAVFQSGRMSPQTELIGMSFWAYDKEAGISAVNKDDSIQESGHVSLLCLLDMPETPEQLDALLKAFPNADNIALLHSIKDGRERLIIPTRDHFKLLYKLLASITSVATPENEVLLRLSRQSSLSIRMLSKMLDVFEELDFIERSQGSVTFITQPVAKSLTASHHFVRLGQMAEMEQYFMEGSLSALQDWMLSRRLGVS, encoded by the coding sequence TTGCTTTATTCAAAAACAAGATGGCAATCTCCGGCAGCCGATCCCGACATCGTAAGGGATATGGCCCGGAGCCTTTCTATTTCTCCGCTCTTATCCTCACTATTAGTGACAAGAGGAATGAATACGCCACATGAGGCTCTATCGTTCATGGATGGCGGTGTGGAAGCTCCGCATGATCCGTTCCTTCTAAAAGGAATGGCTGAAGCGGTTCCCAGAATTAGAAAGGCTTTAAAAGAAGAAGAACATATTCTTATTTACGGCGATTACGACGCCGATGGTGTATCCAGTACAGCGTTAATGATTCATTTGCTGCGTTACTTGGGCGCTTCCTTTGATATTTATATCCCGCACCGTTCTAACGAGGGCTACGGGCTGCATAATCATGCTTTGGATTGGGCTCTACAGCAGGGTGTATCCTTGATCATTACTGTGGATACTGGCATTAGCGCCTATCATCAGATTGCTTATGCTAATGAACTAGGGATCGATGTGATCGTTACAGATCACCATGAGCCACCGGAGCTTCTGCCAGAGGCTTACGCGCTGATTAATCCTAAGTTACCCGACTGCCCCTACCCATTCAAAGGATTGGCGGGCGTAGGTGTAGCTTATAAGCTTGCCCAGGCCATGTTAGGGGAGGAAACTCCGGAAGAATGGGCAGAAATAGCTGCTATCGGTACTGTAGCGGATTTAATGCCGCTGCTGGGAGAGAATCGCGAGATTGTCCGAAACGGTTTGACCAGTATGCGGAATTCTCGATTCTCTGGTATTCGTGCTTTACTTGGGGTCAGTGGTGTGACCATGAGTACTGTGAGTGCGGTAAATATCGCTTTTGGAATGGCGCCTCGTATCAATGCCAGTGGTCGTCTGGATCATGCTGGCCGGGCTGTGGCCTTGCTTACAACCGAGCATGCTGATGAGGCAGAACAACTGGCTGGGGAACTTGATCTGCTTAATAAAGAACGCCAATTGGTCGTAGAAAGAATTGTATTGGAGGCCACTGCAAAACTGGAGCAGATGACGCGTGGCGGTGAGATACCGGACATTATAGTCCTTGCTGAACAAGGCTGGAATGTGGGTGTGGTAGGTATTGTGGCATCAAAGCTGCTGGAGCGTTACTATCGACCTGTGATCATTCTGGATATTCATCCAGAAACCGGTATGTGCAAAGGCTCTGCCCGCTCCATTCCTGGACTTGATATATATGCGGCGCTATCCTCTTGTTCTAACTTAATGGATCATTTCGGTGGTCATCCGGCTGCTGCGGGAATGAGTCTGCATCGGGACGGCCTAGAAGCCTTCGCTGCGGCATTAAATGAATACGCAGCTGCTGTGTTGACACCGGAGCATTTCGTTCCTGTTACTACTGCAGATGCAGAGGCATCGATTGCCGATTTGTCCCTTCAGACAGCGCTTGAATTGGAAAGGCTTGCACCTTTCGGGATGGCAAATCCATTGCCAAAGTTTATCATTCGTGGGGCTACAGTAAAAGAGACACGAACAATGGGGCAAGAAGGAAAACACTTGAAGATCGTATTGCAGCAAGGGAAAAACACGATAGAAGCCTTAGCTTTTGGTAAAGGGGACTTGGCTAAGCTGCTCCCTGTGGGCACCACGATCAATGTGCTAGCTGAACTGTCGATCAATGAGTGGAATGGCTCACGGAAGCCACAGCTGATGCTACAGGATTTATCTGTACCAGATGCTCAGTTGTTTGATCTTCGTGGCGCTGCTGACGCTGTACGGCAAGCTGCGCATATTAGAGAGCTGCTGCTTCCTTATAGCGGTGCTGGACCGTATCGTGCAGCTGCAGTGTTTCAGAGCGGACGTATGTCTCCACAGACTGAATTGATAGGAATGTCCTTCTGGGCATATGATAAAGAAGCTGGCATTAGCGCCGTTAATAAGGATGATTCGATTCAGGAATCAGGGCATGTCTCACTATTATGTTTACTGGATATGCCGGAGACTCCTGAACAGCTTGACGCGTTACTAAAGGCTTTTCCTAATGCTGATAATATTGCGCTATTGCACTCTATAAAGGATGGCCGAGAACGACTTATTATTCCGACACGGGATCATTTTAAACTACTTTATAAACTGCTGGCTTCGATCACTTCTGTTGCAACGCCTGAGAATGAAGTGCTGCTGCGGCTAAGCCGACAATCCTCGTTAAGTATTCGCATGCTTAGTAAAATGCTAGATGTGTTTGAGGAGCTTGATTTTATCGAAAGAAGTCAGGGAAGTGTGACCTTTATTACGCAGCCCGTAGCTAAGAGCCTTACAGCATCGCATCATTTTGTCAGACTGGGGCAGATGGCGGAAATGGAGCAGTATTTCATGGAGGGTAGCCTGTCTGCGTTACAGGACTGGATGCTATCGCGCCGTCTAGGCGTATCGTAA
- a CDS encoding cation diffusion facilitator family transporter, which translates to MNKERSPQSKTVAWTGIISDVTLAVAKGSFGYISGSKALMGDALYSGADAAAKLADILPWRSEQSRKSKQRIEDRRGNKEPLLAILFSVLILMGGLQIAFSAIRDLTEGQSSTHGELALVTVLLSIVFKEAVFQYQYRYFKKIGDGSHAAYANSHRFSLYTSITVLVGISLSMGGTYWHPLLYMDPIAALLTGCLILRKGYMLISNTISAKNAQELPSEEAANFIETVQRVHGVIRVEQLKALEQGNYVNLEVKISVNPRITVMEAQDISECARKLLQHRFVHVGEVHMDVVPYDPGYPYKSNYELVDNDIPTLLQ; encoded by the coding sequence ATGAATAAAGAACGATCACCGCAAAGCAAGACGGTTGCTTGGACAGGGATCATCAGCGATGTTACTTTGGCAGTAGCTAAGGGGAGTTTTGGCTATATTTCAGGTAGCAAGGCATTAATGGGCGATGCATTATATTCTGGAGCAGATGCTGCAGCTAAACTGGCGGATATACTTCCGTGGCGCTCTGAACAGAGTAGAAAGAGCAAGCAACGGATAGAAGACCGGCGGGGCAATAAGGAGCCGCTTCTAGCTATACTTTTTTCGGTTTTGATTCTTATGGGGGGACTGCAGATCGCTTTCTCTGCAATCCGTGACTTAACGGAGGGCCAGTCATCCACTCACGGAGAACTCGCACTTGTAACTGTCTTACTATCTATTGTATTTAAAGAAGCTGTATTTCAATATCAATATCGGTACTTTAAAAAAATAGGTGATGGCAGTCATGCTGCTTATGCCAATAGTCATCGTTTCAGTTTGTATACTTCTATTACAGTATTAGTTGGGATATCGTTATCAATGGGTGGTACTTATTGGCATCCTCTACTCTATATGGACCCTATTGCTGCACTTTTAACAGGATGCTTAATTCTTCGTAAAGGCTATATGCTCATTTCTAATACTATCAGTGCTAAGAATGCTCAGGAGCTACCTTCTGAGGAGGCAGCTAATTTTATTGAAACCGTACAACGTGTTCATGGAGTTATTCGTGTAGAACAATTGAAGGCGCTTGAGCAAGGGAATTATGTGAATCTGGAAGTGAAGATCAGTGTAAATCCGCGGATTACAGTGATGGAAGCACAGGATATTTCGGAATGCGCAAGAAAGCTGCTACAGCACCGGTTTGTTCATGTTGGCGAGGTGCATATGGACGTAGTTCCTTATGATCCCGGTTATCCATACAAAAGTAATTATGAATTGGTGGATAATGATATTCCAACGTTGCTTCAGTAG
- the secF gene encoding protein translocase subunit SecF, whose amino-acid sequence MRFKKELDFVHLSKFFYIFSVALTVAGLIFLATLGLNYSVDFKAGSNVDISLSKDLSLDEVHSAIEKSGIPSDPSVTLGSERVNIRYDQVLDEQQDEALKAQILKFDDKASFEINTVDTEMSKELARNAIYAVLISCLGIIIYVSIRFEWRFALAAIVSLIHDAFMVVAIFSIFRLEVDLTFIIAVLTIIGYSINDTIVIFDRIRENLRFGKQKTYEDLKELVNKSVAQTLMRSLYTAFTVFIAAFFLLILGGESIKMFSLAMVIGLLFGAYSSIFIASPIWLLLKKREKIKVKSSPAKG is encoded by the coding sequence GTGCGCTTTAAGAAAGAGCTTGATTTCGTACATTTGAGTAAGTTTTTCTATATTTTTTCCGTCGCACTGACAGTTGCAGGATTGATTTTCCTAGCAACCCTTGGATTGAATTACAGCGTTGATTTCAAAGCGGGATCTAATGTTGATATCTCATTGTCTAAAGATTTGAGTCTGGATGAGGTACATTCCGCTATTGAAAAATCTGGGATTCCAAGTGATCCAAGTGTTACATTAGGTAGTGAACGGGTCAACATTCGTTATGATCAAGTGCTCGATGAGCAACAAGATGAAGCTCTGAAAGCTCAGATCTTGAAGTTTGATGATAAGGCATCGTTTGAAATTAACACCGTGGATACTGAAATGTCTAAAGAACTTGCACGCAATGCGATCTATGCAGTTCTCATTTCTTGTCTAGGGATTATCATTTATGTAAGTATTCGTTTTGAATGGCGGTTCGCATTGGCAGCTATTGTTTCACTGATTCATGATGCCTTTATGGTCGTTGCCATCTTCTCCATCTTCCGTTTGGAAGTGGATTTGACGTTTATTATAGCGGTGCTTACGATTATCGGTTATTCCATCAATGATACGATCGTTATCTTTGACCGTATCCGTGAGAATTTACGTTTTGGTAAACAGAAAACCTACGAGGATTTGAAAGAGCTTGTGAACAAGAGTGTGGCTCAGACTCTGATGCGCTCTCTCTACACAGCATTTACCGTATTTATTGCGGCGTTCTTCCTGTTAATTCTTGGAGGCGAGTCCATTAAGATGTTCTCGCTTGCGATGGTTATCGGATTGCTATTCGGAGCGTACTCCTCTATCTTTATTGCAAGTCCGATCTGGCTTCTGCTTAAGAAGCGTGAGAAGATAAAGGTAAAGAGCAGCCCAGCTAAAGGTTAA
- a CDS encoding adenine phosphoribosyltransferase: protein MDFKDSIRVIPDFPKEGISFKDITTLLKDGDAYRQAIDALKALVSHLEIDVIAGPEARGFVVGAPLAYAMGVGFVPIRKSGKLPYETIEVGYDLEYGKDTLAVHTDAIKPGQKVLIADDLLATGGTIATSVSLVEQLGGEVVGAAFLIELVELAGRNKLSGIEVVTLVNYED, encoded by the coding sequence TTGGATTTTAAAGATAGTATTCGCGTGATTCCTGATTTCCCGAAAGAAGGTATCAGTTTTAAAGATATCACTACTTTGCTTAAAGACGGTGATGCTTATCGCCAAGCGATTGATGCGCTCAAAGCTCTCGTATCGCACTTAGAAATTGACGTAATCGCAGGACCAGAAGCACGTGGGTTTGTAGTTGGAGCACCTCTTGCTTATGCGATGGGCGTAGGATTTGTGCCTATTCGTAAGAGCGGGAAATTGCCATATGAGACTATCGAGGTTGGATATGATCTTGAATATGGTAAAGACACACTTGCTGTTCACACAGATGCTATTAAGCCTGGACAAAAGGTATTGATCGCTGATGATCTATTAGCTACTGGTGGAACGATTGCCACTTCGGTTAGTCTTGTGGAGCAGCTTGGCGGTGAAGTGGTAGGCGCAGCTTTTTTAATTGAATTGGTTGAGCTTGCTGGACGTAATAAGCTTTCAGGAATTGAAGTTGTTACGCTGGTTAACTACGAAGATTAA